One region of Spiroplasma endosymbiont of Asaphidion curtum genomic DNA includes:
- a CDS encoding DDE-type integrase/transposase/recombinase: MKYIISQADLADLKAKIQSWLSANCRNPYYYKTKKRITAYLNLCTYFYMEETTLTKLIKKYFKNATKTFYRWAQKIMTAYYSDNLDLLLFKTTKPQNLNYQYSLNSRKKLCDLYFDYKNLQAGGMWSLFNNLKIGFHDIKNSEVPKNIKTFYRWIKSDPRWKELKQQIKQIKRHFKRYEISEIGLLQMDAKIITTSNFPVDKKYYIYDFIDEMTRIVFGYVYDSLGTNNALNAVQRAMKDFGELGITIKRLRTDNAPEFTTTNWSNKKSYKVKERPFTTFLSRNGIVHETTPIRSPQSNGKIERFHQHYTKLFYSKDKKLNQNELQHYLNKYYYFYNFERRHSSLQNKSPFQTLQKFLTK; this comes from the coding sequence ATGAAATATATTATTTCCCAAGCTGATTTAGCAGATTTAAAAGCAAAAATCCAAAGTTGATTAAGTGCTAATTGCCGTAATCCTTATTACTATAAAACTAAAAAACGCATTACTGCCTATTTAAATTTATGCACTTATTTTTATATGGAAGAAACTACTTTAACAAAACTTATTAAAAAATATTTTAAGAATGCAACAAAAACCTTTTATCGTTGGGCACAAAAAATTATGACCGCTTATTATTCTGATAATTTAGATTTGTTATTGTTTAAAACTACAAAACCACAAAATCTTAATTATCAATATAGTTTAAATTCTCGCAAAAAATTATGTGATTTATATTTTGATTACAAAAATCTTCAAGCTGGCGGAATGTGGTCTTTATTTAACAATTTAAAAATCGGTTTTCACGATATTAAAAATTCAGAAGTTCCGAAAAACATCAAAACTTTTTATCGTTGAATTAAATCTGACCCTCGCTGAAAAGAATTAAAACAACAAATCAAACAAATAAAACGCCATTTTAAGCGTTATGAAATTTCTGAGATTGGTCTTTTACAAATGGATGCCAAAATTATTACCACATCAAATTTTCCGGTTGATAAAAAATATTACATTTATGATTTCATTGACGAAATGACACGCATAGTATTTGGTTATGTTTATGATAGTTTAGGAACTAACAATGCCCTTAATGCCGTGCAAAGAGCAATGAAAGATTTCGGCGAACTTGGCATAACCATTAAACGCCTTCGTACTGACAATGCTCCGGAATTTACTACTACCAATTGAAGTAATAAAAAATCATACAAAGTAAAAGAAAGGCCTTTTACAACCTTTCTTTCGAGGAACGGAATTGTCCACGAAACTACTCCAATTCGTTCGCCACAGAGTAACGGTAAAATTGAGCGGTTTCATCAACATTATACCAAATTATTTTATTCTAAGGATAAAAAATTAAATCAAAATGAGCTTCAACATTATTTAAACAAATATTATTACTTTTATAATTTTGAACGCCGTCATTCATCACTACAAAATAAATCTCCATTTCAAACATTACAAAAATTTTTAACAAAATAA
- a CDS encoding IS5 family transposase (programmed frameshift), translating to MKFDKFNFINDKELLRLTGIKQSTFNKMLNILKEAELKKFKRGGKNNKLSLENRLLMTLSYWREYRTYFHLGKSFDISEASCYRNIKWIEDILIKHPDFQQLAGKKALINDYFNDKTIIIDATETPIQRPKKGQKQSYSGKKKKHTIKTQVIIEKESKIIIATNFSLGKKHDFCLFKESKIPILKNTKLIVDNGYQGIQKIHSNVLIPKKKTKKNPLNKEQKHNNKLISKMRIIIENIFAILKKFKIITEKYRNRRKRFSLRFNLIASIYNLQL from the exons ATGAAATTTGATAAATTTAATTTTATTAATGATAAAGAATTATTACGATTAACTGGAATAAAGCAAAGTACTTTTAATAAAATGTTAAATATTTTAAAAGAAGCTGAGTTAAAAAAGTTTAAAAGAGGTGGTAAAAATAATAAATTATCATTAGAAAATAGATTATTGATGACTTTATCATATTGACGAGAATATCGTACTTATTTTCATCTTGGTAAAAGTTTTGATATTAGTGAAGCTAGTTGTTATCGAAATATCAAGTGAATTGAAGATATTTTAATCAAACATCCTGATTTTCAACAACTTGCTGGTAAAAAAGCATTAATAAATGATTATTTTAATGATAAAACAATTATTATTGATGCTACAGAAACACCCATTCAACGCCCAAAAAAAG GACAAAAACAATCTTATTCAGGAAAAAAGAAAAAACACACTATTAAAACACAAGTAATTATTGAAAAAGAAAGCAAAATAATTATTGCAACAAATTTTTCTCTCGGTAAAAAGCATGATTTTTGTTTATTTAAAGAATCAAAAATCCCAATTTTAAAAAATACTAAATTAATAGTTGATAATGGTTATCAAGGAATACAAAAAATTCATAGTAATGTTCTAATACCTAAGAAAAAAACAAAGAAAAACCCTTTAAATAAAGAACAAAAACATAATAATAAATTAATTTCAAAAATGAGAATTATTATTGAAAATATTTTTGCTATTCTTAAAAAATTTAAAATTATTACTGAAAAATATCGTAATCGTAGAAAACGATTTAGTTTAAGATTTAATTTAATTGCTTCAATTTATAATTTGCAATTATAG